CGGTGGCCGGAGGCCTTGAGATAGGCACGTAACAGCCAAGGCTGGGTCAGTCCCCAACGGATCAGGGCATCCTCGTGGCGGCGCTTGTACTTGCCGACCGGGATCACGACCACCTCGTCGCAGACCTCACGCATGTGCGCGGTGATCTCCGCAACGCTGAAGAACCGGATGTCGTAGAGAGGATCGGTACGCTTCATGGTGTCGAAGTAGGCGAGGAACCGGGCGTTGTGCCGGTTATGCACGGTGGCGATCATGCGATGGGCGGTGACCCGGGCCTGTTCCCTGGCCAGGGTCTGGATCTGGTCATCGGAAAACAGCACCCAGAAGCCGTTGTGGTAGGTGACATCGACCGCGCGGTCGGGTAAGGCCATCTCGAAGGCGCTCATGCGGGCGATGTGCGTGGCGAATTGCGGAAACGCTTGCTTTGCCCGTTGCACGGACTCCATGGAGAAATCCATGCCGGAGCAGTTCACGCCCATCGACCGCAGTGAAGCCATATCGCGGAAGCTGCCGGCAGCAAGCTCCAGCACGCTGTGCTCATCGCGTTCCAGCAGGGCGTGGATATAGTGAGCATGGCGACGATCGTGCTGATAGCGGTCGAAGATCTGGGTCCACTTGCGGTCCCATTCGTCGGCACTGGAGGTCGGATTCAAGTTAATCAGTGGCATGCGATGACGCTCGGGAAAGGGCATGGACAGAGGATGAGACCGGCATGCGCTCGGCGGATAGTTCGACGATGTGCGCGCTCCGGGTGAACACGCGCGCCTGCGTCATCTGTGGCATCGGTGGCAGCGGGCTGCCGGTGAAGCAGGCCAGGTGGGCGGCGGGCATGTCGTAACCGGCAAGCACCGAGAAGCCCACGCCTGCGGAGAAGCGTGGGTTTACATCCATCAGCAGGTAGCGGTCATCAAGGCGCAGGAACTCGATGTTTGTGCAGCCATGCAGATCGAGCGTGGCGGCGACATGCAGGGCCTGTGCTTCCAGGTCCGGGGCGACGGCAACGCGCACGGTGGTACCAGCACCGTTGGCAGTACGCAGTAGTTCCTCACGGCACAGACACTGCCCTGCACCGCTGACACGCTCGCGTACCACGTCGGCGACGAACACTGCGCCCGGGCGGTAGGGCTGCAGCAAGTAGTCGTCTGGGTCCAGGTGCCGGTGCGCGGACGCAAGATCCTCGGCGTCGTGCAGGATGCGCTGGCCCTGGCTGCTGCGCCCGCGACGCGGTTTGACCAGCAGTGGGAACGCGGGCAGGTCGGCCACCTGACAGAGCGGAAAGGAAGGAATCGCCGCCACCCGGGGATCGCCGGAAAAACGCGCGTGCAGCGCAAGTTTGTCGCGCGCCAGCGCGATCGCATCCGCGTCGGAGGTGCAGATGGTCACGCCGTGATTGGCAAAGCGCGCTTTGTGCGCGGCCAGCACATCCACCTCCGGGTCGGTTAGCGGCATGACCAGGCCGATCTGCTCGCGCAAACAGACCCCCAGTAGCGCATCGGCGTAGTCATCGGCGGCCTGGCCGGGCGGCAGGGCAACGAAATCGTCAACCATGGTCGAGGCCGCCACCCAGTTGCGCGGATGGATGTCGCTACCGACGATCCGGGCGTCACTGCAGGCACGAAGCGCGCTCAGCACGCTGACACCCGACATCGAGCCGATTGACGTCACCAAAATGCCGCGTCTGATGGACTCAGGACGCATTGGCGATCGTGTCCACCACCGTCTGGACCACCTCGTCAGGAAGGCCAGGATAGATCGGCAGGCAGATCACCCGGTCTGCGGCGCTGTAGGTATTTGGGAGCCCGGCCGGGCAGGCCGATTGCAACGCGCTATACATTGGAAAGCTGGTGATCGGCGGGTAAAAGTAGCGACGTGTATGGATATTCTTGCGCTTGAACAGTGCGTACAGCGCATCGCGATCGAGCGGGTAGCCGGCCTCGACAAAGATGGGGAAATAGGATGCATTGTGGCGTTTGGCACTGCTGGTCAGGCAGGTAATGCCGCACACCTGCGTCAGGTGCTGCCTGTAAAAAGCCGCGATGCGGCGACGCTCGGCCAGTACCTCGTCGATGTGCTTGAGCTGGAGCAGGCCGAAGGCGGCGTTGATCTCCGACATCTTGCCGTTGATGCCTGGTTCCACCACCGTGGTCTCGTCGACGAAGCCGAAGTTCTTGAGATGGTCGATGCGCTGCTTGGTCTCTGCGTCCGGGCTGACTATGGCGCCACCCTCGAACGTGTTGAAGACCTTGGTGGCATGAAAGCTCAGCACCGATAGGTCGCCGTGACGCAGGATGCTGCCGCCGGAGTCGGTCACTCCGAAGGCATGCGCCGCGTCGTAGATCACCTTCAGCCCATGACAATCGGCAATGGCCTTGATCGCCGCCACGTCGCAGGGATTGCCATAGCAGTGCATCGGCAGGATCGCGGTGGTGCGCGAGGTGATCGCTGCCTCGATCCGGTCCGGGTGCAGATTCAGCGTCTCAGGATCGATATCTACAAATACCGGCTGTAGCCGGTTCCACAGCAGGGAGTGCGATGTCGCGACGAAGCTGTAGGGCGTCGTGATGACCTCGCCGGCAAGGTCTAGCGCCTGCAGCCCGGTCATCAGCGCTAGGGTACCGTTCGCAAACAGGGAGACGTGCTTCAGCCCCAGGTAATCGCCCAGGCAACGTTCCAGTTCCTGATGACAGGGACCGTTGTTGGTGAGCACCTTGCGCTCCCAGATGCCTTCCAGATAAGGCAGGAACTCATGCAGCGGCGGAAGATAGGGCTGGGTGACGAAGATCGGATCCCGGCCGGCCTGCGGGTCGCAGGCCGGCGGTGACAGCGTGGCTGGCCCTTCCCCGTTGGTCCCGGCTACCGGAGACGACGCCTCCGTGTAGTGCGAGCCGGCGGCCGCAGGCTCGTGCGATACGGGGCGATGGTCGAGCGCTCGATACACGGCTGTCTCCGGCTGAGCCGGCAGGAGCCGGCTGTGCAATCCTGCAAGTGGCGTGCCTAAACTTCGTTAAAGCCGTGGTGTTGACGCAGAGAGCTGCCAAGCGGCTGCCTGGCTCTAGTTTGCCAGCTCGGTCTGCTCGCGGTCGATGCCGTACTTGCGCAGCTTCTCCACCAAGGTGGTGCGGCGCAGGCCGAGCAGTTGCGCGGCGTGGGCGACCACGCCTTGGGTGCGTTCCAGTGCCTCGTTGATCAAGGCCAGCTCGATGTTGGCCATATGGCCGCGCAGGTCGATGCCATCGTCGGGCAGGCTGGAGGCTGTCAACGGTTCGGCATCGGCGTGCGCGGTGGCCGGCTGCAGGGTGACCACGTTGCTCGGCAAGGCGGCAACCTCGCCATGTGGCGCGACCAGCGCCGGCTCCGGCGGCAGTTCCACCGGGATCGACGAAGCGAAATCACCGCGATAACGCGCCGGCAGGTCCTGCACCCGCACCAGCCCACCGGGATGCAGCACCGCCAGGCGCTCCACCAGGTTGGTCAGTTCGCGCACATTGCCCGGCCAGTCGTAGCTGCGCAGCGCCTGCAAGGCCTCGTCGGCAAAGCGCACTTCGCCGCGGCCGGTGCGGGCCAGCTGCCCGGCAATGGTCTGCACCAGGATCGCCAGGTCGTCCACGCGTTCGCGCAAGGCCGGCATCTCGATCGGGAACACGTTAAGGCGATAGAACAGGTCCTCGCGGAACTGGCCGTCGCTGATGCGGGTTTCCAGATTACGGTGGGTCGCGGCGATCACGCGCACGTTGCAGCGGATGGTCTGCCCGCCGCCCACGCGCTCGAA
The nucleotide sequence above comes from Xanthomonas campestris pv. campestris str. ATCC 33913. Encoded proteins:
- a CDS encoding class I SAM-dependent methyltransferase, translated to MPLINLNPTSSADEWDRKWTQIFDRYQHDRRHAHYIHALLERDEHSVLELAAGSFRDMASLRSMGVNCSGMDFSMESVQRAKQAFPQFATHIARMSAFEMALPDRAVDVTYHNGFWVLFSDDQIQTLAREQARVTAHRMIATVHNRHNARFLAYFDTMKRTDPLYDIRFFSVAEITAHMREVCDEVVVIPVGKYKRRHEDALIRWGLTQPWLLRAYLKASGHRLLDTSERLLCIGCVR
- a CDS encoding ATP-grasp domain-containing protein → MSGVSVLSALRACSDARIVGSDIHPRNWVAASTMVDDFVALPPGQAADDYADALLGVCLREQIGLVMPLTDPEVDVLAAHKARFANHGVTICTSDADAIALARDKLALHARFSGDPRVAAIPSFPLCQVADLPAFPLLVKPRRGRSSQGQRILHDAEDLASAHRHLDPDDYLLQPYRPGAVFVADVVRERVSGAGQCLCREELLRTANGAGTTVRVAVAPDLEAQALHVAATLDLHGCTNIEFLRLDDRYLLMDVNPRFSAGVGFSVLAGYDMPAAHLACFTGSPLPPMPQMTQARVFTRSAHIVELSAERMPVSSSVHALSRASSHATD
- a CDS encoding DegT/DnrJ/EryC1/StrS family aminotransferase — its product is MSPPACDPQAGRDPIFVTQPYLPPLHEFLPYLEGIWERKVLTNNGPCHQELERCLGDYLGLKHVSLFANGTLALMTGLQALDLAGEVITTPYSFVATSHSLLWNRLQPVFVDIDPETLNLHPDRIEAAITSRTTAILPMHCYGNPCDVAAIKAIADCHGLKVIYDAAHAFGVTDSGGSILRHGDLSVLSFHATKVFNTFEGGAIVSPDAETKQRIDHLKNFGFVDETTVVEPGINGKMSEINAAFGLLQLKHIDEVLAERRRIAAFYRQHLTQVCGITCLTSSAKRHNASYFPIFVEAGYPLDRDALYALFKRKNIHTRRYFYPPITSFPMYSALQSACPAGLPNTYSAADRVICLPIYPGLPDEVVQTVVDTIANAS